A genomic region of Rhodococcus sp. B50 contains the following coding sequences:
- a CDS encoding TetR/AcrR family transcriptional regulator, producing the protein MSTPATSNPKRPGRRRDESLTVRILEAAREEIATVGAADFSIRQVARRAEVSRKTITARWQNSDELLLAAIGAIDLVEFEPTGDLESDLFTLGAMFVDGLRSDTLELQLRLTADAGKHPEAYSLLQRHVLEPRSRALAAALRAAQKAGQIREGEVTWLVRAFFGALLSCTFQHPNRSSPSTDELRDLIAQMKSWAAPEPS; encoded by the coding sequence GTGAGCACGCCCGCAACGTCGAATCCCAAGCGCCCCGGGCGCCGCCGAGACGAGTCCCTCACAGTCCGAATTCTCGAAGCCGCGCGGGAAGAGATCGCGACGGTCGGAGCAGCAGACTTCAGCATCCGCCAGGTCGCACGGCGTGCCGAGGTCTCCAGAAAGACCATCACCGCCCGGTGGCAGAACTCCGACGAGCTTCTTCTCGCAGCGATCGGTGCAATCGATCTGGTCGAGTTCGAACCCACCGGAGATCTGGAGAGTGACCTGTTCACCCTGGGAGCGATGTTCGTCGACGGCCTTCGGTCCGACACCCTCGAACTCCAACTGCGCCTCACCGCCGATGCCGGCAAGCACCCCGAGGCGTATTCCCTCCTGCAACGACATGTCCTGGAACCGCGGTCACGCGCTCTCGCTGCCGCACTTCGAGCCGCCCAGAAAGCGGGCCAGATCCGCGAAGGCGAAGTGACCTGGCTCGTTCGAGCGTTCTTCGGAGCGCTGCTGTCCTGCACCTTCCAGCACCCGAATCGATCGTCACCTTCGACCGACGAGCTTCGCGATCTGATCGCCCAGATGAAGTCCTGGGCAGCACCCGAACCGTCCTGA
- a CDS encoding Zn-ribbon domain-containing OB-fold protein, with amino-acid sequence MAAAPTPADDSGRLIDGTGESPTTEDVFKRFPRIRLDQINIEYYRGLLLHELRAGWCPECEQWHTPLRPICPSCWSSEVVVRPVQGSGTIHLLTRLHQGPPVVDYTTPWPLAAIDLTEQPGLRIVAPLVDSPETTQRIGQPVELTWIERDGAPWPAFRTVTEKENAR; translated from the coding sequence ATGGCCGCTGCACCCACACCAGCCGACGACTCCGGCAGGCTCATCGACGGCACCGGCGAAAGCCCTACAACGGAAGATGTCTTCAAACGCTTTCCGCGGATCCGGCTGGATCAGATCAATATCGAGTACTACCGGGGTCTGCTGTTACACGAACTGCGCGCCGGTTGGTGCCCAGAGTGCGAACAGTGGCACACCCCGTTACGGCCGATCTGTCCGTCCTGCTGGTCGAGTGAGGTCGTAGTCCGCCCGGTACAGGGAAGCGGAACCATTCACCTGCTGACCCGGCTGCATCAAGGTCCGCCCGTGGTGGACTACACCACCCCCTGGCCGCTCGCCGCGATCGACCTGACGGAACAGCCGGGCCTGCGGATCGTGGCTCCGCTGGTCGACTCACCGGAAACCACGCAGCGAATCGGACAGCCCGTGGAACTCACGTGGATCGAGCGTGACGGCGCACCGTGGCCCGCATTCCGTACGGTCACGGAGAAGGAGAACGCCCGATGA
- a CDS encoding amidohydrolase family protein, whose product MTKAISTVQDQQEEEKIWANSGDSHLMEPEDLWTARLSKRLADRAPRSERGEKYEIVYIDGMQIDRQLNDFMDAMRPPGFKDLNIRLQDLDREGVRNQLAFPSMGFWVNNIRDPELEVAVARAWNDWAMEDIMGKQDRIFAPAIVPLQKVEDAVAEAERAAEMGFRALYFPCGIDDDRAWGLDIWEPLWTAAEELKLPLCWHIGTGAANVVYRGPGGAVVNYMETTYPGMRVITHLVAGGALDRHPDLKVLVAEGGAGWVPAIGDRMDEGYRQHGMFVRPRLSRLPSEIIRQQVYASFQHDISAVQVIEDTNYNNVLWGDDYPHLEGTYGHTQETLRTVFDGVDTKIRDRVLHGAFEELFPSV is encoded by the coding sequence ATGACCAAGGCGATTTCAACAGTTCAGGATCAGCAGGAAGAGGAGAAGATCTGGGCCAATTCCGGAGACTCCCACCTGATGGAGCCGGAGGATCTGTGGACCGCCCGGCTATCCAAGCGTCTGGCGGACCGCGCGCCGCGCTCCGAGCGCGGTGAGAAGTACGAGATCGTCTATATCGACGGAATGCAGATCGACCGGCAGTTGAACGACTTCATGGATGCCATGCGTCCGCCGGGATTCAAGGACCTGAACATTCGTCTGCAGGATTTGGACCGGGAGGGCGTGCGCAACCAGCTTGCGTTTCCGTCCATGGGCTTCTGGGTCAACAATATTCGTGATCCCGAACTGGAGGTCGCGGTCGCCCGTGCCTGGAACGACTGGGCGATGGAAGACATCATGGGCAAGCAGGATCGGATCTTCGCCCCCGCCATCGTGCCTCTGCAGAAGGTGGAGGACGCGGTGGCCGAAGCCGAGCGCGCTGCCGAGATGGGGTTCCGAGCCCTTTATTTCCCGTGTGGGATCGATGACGACCGGGCGTGGGGCCTCGACATCTGGGAGCCATTGTGGACCGCGGCGGAGGAACTGAAGCTTCCGCTGTGCTGGCACATCGGTACCGGTGCGGCCAACGTCGTCTACCGTGGCCCGGGAGGCGCGGTGGTCAATTACATGGAGACCACCTACCCGGGAATGCGGGTGATCACGCATCTGGTGGCGGGCGGTGCACTGGATCGGCACCCTGATCTGAAGGTTCTCGTGGCAGAAGGTGGCGCCGGCTGGGTGCCTGCCATCGGGGACCGGATGGACGAGGGTTACCGCCAGCACGGAATGTTCGTGCGACCGAGGCTTTCGCGACTGCCCAGCGAGATCATCCGCCAGCAGGTGTACGCCTCTTTCCAGCACGACATCAGCGCAGTGCAGGTCATCGAGGACACGAACTACAACAATGTGCTGTGGGGGGATGACTACCCGCACCTCGAGGGTACCTATGGACACACCCAGGAGACGTTGCGCACCGTCTTCGACGGCGTCGACACGAAGATTCGGGACCGGGTGCTGCACGGTGCCTTCGAAGAGCTCTTCCCGTCAGTCTGA
- a CDS encoding TetR/AcrR family transcriptional regulator, with protein MGSNDHPETLSRKARGRPPSLTEDQIVDAALEIIRSQGLDALSMRRLSQRLGRSQMAAYSYVADKQELLDLVAQRTLVDVQVPDESAGPWDCRLRMLIDGIDSQLRRNPGIAGFLLQRMLHSDRRLVDAFMAILLSAGLREPQVLLSYAMIHTYLFGRYQVALAEVPRDTTDLPPALAQVMPHLTGLRGADYYTFGIETLIDGLRARVTENSPEGR; from the coding sequence GTGGGCTCGAACGACCATCCGGAAACTCTGTCTCGAAAAGCCCGGGGTCGTCCGCCTTCGTTGACGGAAGACCAGATCGTCGACGCTGCCCTCGAGATCATCAGGTCGCAGGGGCTGGATGCGCTCTCGATGCGACGGCTCTCCCAGCGGCTCGGCCGCTCCCAGATGGCGGCGTATTCGTACGTCGCCGACAAGCAGGAGTTGCTCGATCTGGTTGCCCAGCGCACGCTGGTCGACGTTCAAGTCCCGGACGAGTCCGCCGGGCCATGGGACTGCCGGTTACGGATGCTGATCGACGGCATCGATTCTCAGTTGCGACGAAACCCCGGAATCGCCGGATTTCTGCTTCAGCGCATGCTTCATTCCGATCGCCGACTGGTTGACGCCTTCATGGCCATCCTGCTCAGCGCCGGACTGCGAGAGCCGCAGGTGTTGTTGTCGTACGCCATGATCCACACCTATCTCTTCGGTCGATACCAAGTCGCTCTGGCCGAAGTCCCCCGCGATACAACCGACCTACCACCTGCTCTCGCGCAAGTGATGCCGCACCTGACCGGGCTGCGCGGCGCCGACTACTACACCTTTGGTATCGAGACCCTCATCGACGGCCTACGCGCCAGAGTCACCGAGAACTCCCCCGAAGGTCGCTGA
- a CDS encoding AMP-binding protein, translating to MTHTTLGDISREHRRSYPSGIAIVDDQYRLTWPEFDDRVNRTAHALQSAGVAEGDRVLWLGQTSFRVFELLGACAKLGAMVCPANWRQSDEEFAFVIDDFDPKVVVWQEEEIGEAVRGAAKLTTRDPVWWQHDTDDQDSYENALAAQSTEDRWGPVDVDLPLLVIYTAAIGGKPNGSMLTHRNLLAMAHEASYLTRSNSDSVFLNSGPLFHIGNFQWDAMAVYLQGGTNVFVRRVDAKALLETITREGVTSAFLMPPTIMQMTQLYDADKHDVSRLRGGAFTPLWNGLLEQDTTPWGSAPGGFGQTEVSGLAVVNGHGGRGRGNSGRPSPLVRVRIVDTEGNEQPIGQAGEIVVAGDVVHAGYWNRPEINAQRMRDGWWHTTDLGRREPDGTIHFLGTMTRMIKSAAENIYPAEVENCLEQHPAVREAALIGVPDPQFTQAVKAVVALVDGARVTTEELIEHCRERIASYKKPRTVEFVSEIPKRDGGKDYGTLDAMFGGGGYPGGDNVRA from the coding sequence ATGACCCACACCACGTTGGGCGACATCTCACGCGAGCACAGACGCAGTTACCCCTCCGGTATCGCCATCGTGGACGACCAGTACCGGCTGACCTGGCCCGAATTCGATGACCGCGTCAACCGGACAGCGCACGCGCTGCAGTCCGCCGGCGTGGCCGAGGGAGATCGTGTGCTGTGGCTCGGGCAGACCTCCTTCCGCGTATTCGAACTTCTCGGTGCCTGCGCGAAACTCGGCGCGATGGTGTGTCCGGCGAACTGGCGACAGTCGGATGAGGAATTCGCGTTCGTGATCGACGATTTCGATCCGAAGGTCGTCGTATGGCAGGAGGAGGAGATCGGAGAGGCAGTGCGAGGCGCCGCCAAGCTGACCACACGTGATCCGGTCTGGTGGCAGCACGACACCGACGATCAGGATAGTTACGAAAATGCGCTCGCCGCTCAGAGCACCGAGGACCGGTGGGGCCCGGTGGATGTCGATCTACCACTGCTGGTGATCTACACCGCGGCGATCGGGGGCAAACCGAACGGTTCCATGCTGACCCACCGCAATCTGCTCGCGATGGCGCACGAGGCGTCCTACCTGACGCGATCGAACTCGGACTCGGTATTCCTCAACTCCGGGCCCTTGTTCCACATCGGTAACTTCCAGTGGGACGCGATGGCGGTCTATCTACAGGGCGGTACCAATGTCTTCGTACGCCGGGTTGACGCCAAAGCGCTGCTCGAGACCATCACCCGGGAGGGTGTGACCTCCGCCTTCCTTATGCCCCCGACCATCATGCAGATGACGCAGCTCTACGACGCGGATAAGCACGACGTGTCGCGGCTGCGCGGCGGAGCGTTCACCCCGCTGTGGAACGGCCTGCTGGAGCAGGACACCACCCCGTGGGGTTCTGCCCCTGGCGGATTCGGGCAAACCGAAGTCAGCGGACTCGCGGTGGTCAACGGCCACGGTGGACGTGGCCGAGGCAACTCGGGTCGCCCCTCGCCCCTGGTCCGCGTCCGCATCGTGGATACCGAGGGCAACGAGCAGCCGATCGGCCAAGCCGGCGAGATCGTGGTCGCGGGTGACGTCGTGCACGCAGGTTACTGGAACCGCCCGGAGATCAATGCACAGCGAATGCGCGACGGGTGGTGGCACACAACCGATCTGGGAAGACGCGAGCCGGACGGCACCATCCATTTCCTCGGAACCATGACCAGGATGATCAAGTCTGCGGCCGAGAACATCTACCCCGCCGAGGTCGAGAACTGCCTCGAGCAGCACCCGGCAGTACGCGAAGCTGCTCTGATCGGCGTACCGGATCCGCAGTTCACCCAGGCCGTCAAGGCAGTCGTGGCTTTGGTGGACGGTGCGCGGGTCACCACAGAGGAACTCATCGAGCATTGCCGCGAACGCATCGCCTCCTACAAAAAGCCCCGCACGGTGGAGTTCGTCAGCGAGATACCCAAGCGCGACGGCGGCAAGGACTACGGGACGCTGGACGCGATGTTCGGTGGTGGAGGCTACCCGGGTGGGGACAACGTCCGCGCCTGA
- a CDS encoding thiolase C-terminal domain-containing protein, with translation MNVLPQRNPMKDRVAITGLGRSPYTRDRNVTELTMVLEAATRAIKDAGLTADQIDGVVGGGLHTGGIDPAIVASALGLPSVTYWTTARPPIGNHLTAAVNAVWSGTANAVLVYHSVYRLGRGPFRERAAVGLADGRAMFGDGHTEAEPYGMFGPIGYAAWAERYLATYNRTRQDFGLVALNGRANAADNPNAVMSAPLTMDGYLEGRMIREPLCIYDMDVPIDGADAFVVTTAESATDAPNRPVLIHALSMGLTDHPEEHLTASFDRTGQTVSADALLNRSDLGTNDFDVLFPYDGFSLITLHCLESYGFCKPGEGGDFLREHWDDSRGRVMIDGKVPINPHGGSLSEGGTQGAGHLHEAVLQLRGESGDRQVPHAASVLVTPGGLFFNAQGIVLRTS, from the coding sequence ATGAATGTGCTTCCGCAACGTAATCCGATGAAGGATCGCGTCGCCATCACCGGACTCGGACGCTCCCCCTATACCCGCGACCGAAACGTCACCGAACTGACCATGGTTCTGGAGGCAGCCACCCGCGCCATCAAAGATGCCGGGCTGACCGCGGATCAGATCGACGGCGTAGTCGGTGGTGGGCTCCACACCGGTGGCATCGATCCCGCGATCGTGGCATCAGCCCTCGGGCTACCCAGCGTCACCTATTGGACCACCGCGAGACCACCGATCGGTAACCACCTCACCGCCGCCGTGAACGCCGTGTGGTCGGGAACCGCCAACGCGGTCCTGGTCTACCACTCCGTGTACCGACTCGGTCGCGGACCGTTCCGCGAACGGGCCGCCGTCGGTCTGGCCGATGGACGGGCAATGTTCGGAGACGGCCACACCGAAGCCGAGCCGTACGGCATGTTCGGCCCCATCGGTTATGCGGCCTGGGCGGAGCGCTACCTTGCCACCTACAACCGCACGCGACAGGACTTCGGGCTGGTCGCACTCAACGGGCGCGCGAACGCCGCAGACAATCCCAACGCGGTCATGAGCGCCCCCCTGACGATGGACGGTTACCTCGAAGGCCGGATGATCCGTGAACCGTTGTGCATCTACGACATGGACGTTCCGATCGACGGCGCCGACGCATTCGTCGTCACCACAGCAGAGAGTGCCACCGACGCCCCGAATCGCCCCGTTCTCATCCACGCCCTGTCGATGGGATTGACGGACCATCCGGAGGAACACCTCACCGCGAGCTTCGACCGCACCGGCCAGACCGTCTCCGCCGATGCTCTTCTCAATCGCAGTGACCTCGGGACAAATGATTTCGACGTACTGTTCCCCTACGACGGATTCTCCCTGATCACGCTGCACTGCCTGGAATCCTATGGATTCTGCAAGCCCGGTGAGGGCGGCGACTTCCTGCGTGAGCACTGGGACGACAGTCGGGGCCGAGTCATGATCGACGGCAAGGTACCGATCAATCCACACGGCGGCAGCCTTTCCGAAGGCGGAACCCAGGGCGCCGGCCACCTACACGAAGCGGTGCTGCAACTTCGCGGTGAATCCGGGGACCGTCAGGTGCCCCACGCCGCTTCCGTCCTGGTGACTCCAGGCGGATTGTTCTTCAACGCACAAGGAATCGTTCTTCGCACGAGTTGA
- a CDS encoding cytochrome P450 — MTDQSEWTAKYGIGPRFQRGVGFNTDGPEHMKFRRAVMAGLGVKQVKALEPVIRELADDLLARMEAHGPGDFHELFAGPLPVFVAARLLGIEGDVGRFKDLSDALMAEGMNSTDPAEFLRILEELDAYWEGQLASRKEALAKVENPGPEHLGDVVPDDLMSMLLVIRGEDGRQLTDYEVSNSLMNLLLAGNETTISLLTNVVWRLLEKPERWAAVVADRDLVDVAIEESLRFDSPVLGMFRTSVQQTELSGTEIPEKTRIMVTYGAANRDPEMFSEPDEFRLDRPRDELRRHIAFGKGAHACPGAALSRLEARIALNALLDKFEGLRLDGESQRIEPFNFWGRKSLPVTW, encoded by the coding sequence GTGACCGACCAGTCCGAATGGACCGCGAAGTACGGCATCGGACCGCGGTTCCAGCGGGGCGTCGGGTTCAACACCGACGGTCCGGAGCACATGAAATTCCGTCGCGCAGTGATGGCAGGCCTGGGCGTCAAGCAGGTGAAAGCGCTCGAACCGGTCATCAGGGAACTGGCCGACGATCTGCTCGCCCGGATGGAAGCCCACGGGCCGGGTGACTTCCACGAACTGTTCGCAGGGCCGCTGCCCGTCTTCGTGGCCGCTCGCCTCCTCGGAATCGAAGGCGACGTGGGGCGCTTCAAGGACCTTTCAGACGCGCTGATGGCGGAAGGGATGAACAGCACTGATCCTGCCGAATTCCTTCGGATCCTCGAAGAACTCGACGCCTACTGGGAGGGGCAGCTCGCATCGCGCAAGGAAGCACTCGCGAAGGTCGAGAACCCCGGACCTGAGCACCTTGGCGATGTTGTGCCGGACGACCTCATGTCCATGCTGCTCGTGATTCGCGGGGAGGACGGACGGCAGCTCACGGACTACGAGGTGTCGAACTCCTTGATGAACCTTCTCCTCGCAGGCAACGAGACCACGATCTCGTTGCTCACCAACGTGGTCTGGCGATTGCTGGAGAAGCCCGAACGGTGGGCCGCTGTTGTCGCGGACAGGGATCTGGTCGACGTTGCGATCGAGGAAAGCCTGCGTTTCGACTCGCCGGTGCTCGGGATGTTCCGAACGAGCGTGCAGCAGACGGAATTGAGCGGGACGGAAATTCCGGAGAAGACCCGGATCATGGTCACCTACGGAGCAGCGAACCGCGATCCCGAAATGTTCTCCGAGCCCGACGAATTCCGTCTTGACCGCCCGCGGGACGAACTGCGGCGTCACATCGCCTTCGGTAAGGGCGCACATGCGTGCCCCGGCGCAGCGCTGTCACGGCTGGAAGCGCGGATCGCTCTGAACGCACTTCTCGACAAGTTCGAGGGATTGCGATTGGACGGCGAATCGCAGCGCATCGAACCGTTCAATTTCTGGGGACGCAAGAGCCTCCCCGTTACCTGGTAG
- a CDS encoding FAD-dependent oxidoreductase gives MAYVITQACCNDVSCVEVCPVNCIHPTPDEAPFATTEMLYIDPDTCIDCGACVDECPVDAIAADNELTPAQEPYLEINAEYYRRYPIGPDWPELRTRRKLPAELGTLRVAIVGSGPAACYAAMDLVTHSAVQVDIFDRLPTPYGLVRAGVAPDHQSTKGVGDVFRSAIGHKNTQCYFNVEVGTHITHEELLAHHHAVIYAVGAAGDRTLNIPGEDLAGSHAATEFVAWYNGHPDFADRTFDLSAERAVIIGNGNVALDVARALVMDPEELARTDIAEHALEALRKSNIREVVVVGRRGPAQAAYTNPELLALGSLAGVDVVVDPAEVQLDPVSRALIDDPEVEPRLALKVRQVEGFAQNTPGEGTKRIVLRFLASPVEISGDGVVESITLERTELVETGGRLEARPTGQTETLEAGLVLRSIGYRGTAPASLPFDERRGVIPNDGGRVIDPETGAPVPGVYTAGWIKRGPSGVIGTNKQCSAETVEKILDDFVAGRLPEPVADREKLAALVAERRPEHIDYRGWLQIDKQEKARGSAAGRSRLKFVSIEDMLAASRSAMDGSA, from the coding sequence GTGGCTTATGTAATCACCCAGGCGTGTTGTAACGACGTCTCGTGTGTCGAGGTCTGCCCGGTCAACTGTATTCACCCGACGCCCGATGAAGCTCCTTTCGCGACGACGGAGATGCTGTACATCGATCCGGACACGTGCATCGACTGCGGAGCATGCGTCGACGAGTGCCCGGTCGACGCGATCGCCGCCGACAACGAACTGACCCCGGCGCAGGAGCCGTACCTCGAGATCAACGCCGAGTACTACCGGCGATACCCGATCGGGCCGGACTGGCCCGAACTGCGCACACGCCGCAAGCTGCCCGCCGAGCTGGGCACCCTGCGGGTCGCGATCGTCGGATCCGGCCCGGCCGCGTGCTACGCGGCGATGGATCTGGTGACGCACTCGGCGGTGCAGGTCGACATCTTCGATCGCCTGCCCACCCCCTACGGGCTGGTCCGTGCCGGGGTGGCTCCGGATCATCAGAGCACCAAGGGTGTCGGCGATGTGTTCCGCAGCGCCATCGGCCACAAGAACACCCAGTGCTATTTCAACGTCGAGGTCGGCACCCACATCACCCACGAGGAGTTGCTGGCGCATCATCACGCGGTGATCTACGCCGTCGGCGCCGCGGGCGACCGCACGCTGAACATCCCCGGTGAGGACCTGGCCGGCTCGCACGCCGCGACCGAGTTCGTGGCCTGGTACAACGGGCACCCGGATTTCGCCGATCGCACCTTCGACCTGTCGGCCGAGCGGGCGGTGATCATCGGCAACGGCAACGTCGCCCTGGACGTGGCGCGGGCGCTGGTGATGGATCCGGAGGAGCTGGCCCGCACCGACATCGCCGAGCACGCCCTCGAGGCGCTGCGGAAGTCGAACATTCGCGAGGTGGTGGTGGTGGGACGGCGCGGCCCGGCGCAGGCCGCCTACACCAATCCGGAGCTGCTGGCGCTCGGTTCGCTGGCGGGGGTGGATGTGGTCGTCGACCCGGCCGAGGTGCAACTCGATCCGGTCAGCCGCGCACTGATCGACGATCCGGAGGTCGAACCGCGCCTGGCTCTGAAGGTGCGGCAGGTCGAGGGCTTCGCGCAGAACACCCCCGGTGAGGGCACCAAGCGGATCGTGCTGCGGTTTCTCGCGTCGCCGGTGGAGATCTCCGGCGACGGGGTCGTCGAGTCGATCACGCTCGAACGCACCGAACTCGTCGAGACGGGCGGCCGGCTCGAGGCCCGCCCGACCGGGCAGACCGAGACCCTCGAGGCGGGATTGGTGCTGCGGTCGATCGGCTACCGCGGGACCGCGCCGGCGAGCCTGCCCTTCGACGAGCGGCGCGGGGTCATCCCCAACGACGGCGGTCGCGTGATCGATCCCGAGACCGGAGCGCCGGTGCCCGGCGTCTACACCGCGGGCTGGATCAAGCGTGGCCCGAGCGGGGTGATCGGCACCAACAAGCAGTGCTCGGCGGAAACCGTCGAAAAGATCCTCGACGATTTCGTCGCGGGCCGGTTGCCCGAGCCGGTCGCGGATCGGGAGAAGTTGGCGGCGCTGGTCGCCGAGCGGCGCCCGGAGCACATCGACTACCGGGGCTGGTTGCAGATCGACAAGCAGGAAAAGGCCCGCGGTTCGGCGGCGGGACGCTCACGCCTGAAGTTCGTCTCGATCGAGGACATGCTCGCAGCCTCGAGGTCGGCGATGGACGGCAGCGCGTAG
- a CDS encoding TetR/AcrR family transcriptional regulator produces MLDEQEFEVQLSATTCDLRSRTAIPKAAPFSMPRGGHSNAPTSVPLKVRQVLAASSPSASNFYRRFPSNAHLLLALLKGEFQLVESRRRDRIDTDAPFAEQLETWLRYNIGILYHHRRAQRALMFLIRPCWSFYRNRSSRSTKTGDRYLSEIIQRGMNKGELFDGDPLQAAMFIGNLIRGFLAGGSAGQSVEDDLVVRMHDFVLRVFGPHGIQNYGFRLPK; encoded by the coding sequence GTGCTTGACGAGCAGGAGTTCGAAGTGCAGCTGTCCGCCACCACGTGCGATCTCCGCAGCCGAACCGCGATCCCGAAAGCTGCGCCATTCTCGATGCCGCGTGGTGGGCACTCGAACGCTCCCACTTCCGTTCCCCTGAAAGTACGGCAGGTTCTGGCTGCGTCGAGCCCCTCGGCAAGCAACTTCTATCGGCGATTTCCCAGCAATGCGCATCTACTCCTAGCCCTATTGAAAGGTGAATTCCAGCTCGTCGAAAGTCGGCGTCGAGACCGTATCGACACCGACGCGCCGTTCGCGGAGCAACTGGAAACCTGGTTGCGCTACAACATCGGAATCCTTTACCACCATCGTCGTGCTCAACGGGCCCTCATGTTCCTCATCAGGCCCTGTTGGAGCTTCTACCGGAACAGGTCGTCCCGCTCTACGAAAACCGGCGATCGATACTTGTCCGAGATCATCCAGAGAGGCATGAACAAGGGCGAACTCTTCGATGGCGATCCCCTTCAAGCGGCGATGTTCATCGGGAATCTGATCCGAGGCTTCCTGGCCGGAGGCAGCGCAGGACAGAGCGTGGAAGACGATCTCGTCGTTCGGATGCACGACTTCGTCTTGCGAGTATTCGGCCCACATGGCATCCAGAACTACGGCTTTCGCCTACCCAAATGA
- a CDS encoding acyl-CoA dehydrogenase family protein, producing MEPTVGSKALTREQRDKYLENLNEETLSALMRSTWTWDDRALRRTLSELVTGLTAVRELRLGEVGCPAPVLQAAESRVLAATGEFVAEVLGPRLLVDADNDFRESLLPLVEATGALTADASRALDVLAVDVTGQVIERNESLSTILPEDRWEEKAFGGSAANLARVGYSAGYTLSDHDYFAAAGLGAQAYTIAGSPIDHRIDVDRSTLAAAEKTGSWDPALVRTRAKAVDGGWRLTGEKWYVPSATTTAILFVIARNIGGPSLYLVERGAPGVTIEPLDSIDPTRPLARVGFDDTPATLVGRDGAGGLIMNRTVDRAATVLAAEQMGIVDRALKCLSDVPPATTDSESWRGYTRKLAELELLRTCSTALWYRAVKLQGGDDPNATSVAAAMAHIGCSNAVRQVILRLPSVAADLDNTVVSAIAARARYTDLLLGGPALAHERLLERLGV from the coding sequence ATGGAACCGACAGTCGGTAGCAAGGCACTTACTCGCGAACAGCGCGACAAGTACCTGGAAAATCTCAACGAAGAGACCCTGTCCGCGTTGATGCGGTCCACGTGGACCTGGGACGATCGAGCACTACGGCGCACGCTCAGCGAATTGGTCACCGGACTTACTGCGGTACGCGAGTTGAGACTCGGCGAAGTCGGTTGCCCAGCCCCCGTCCTGCAAGCAGCCGAGTCCAGAGTGCTCGCGGCCACCGGCGAGTTCGTCGCCGAGGTCCTCGGCCCGCGATTGCTCGTCGATGCCGACAACGATTTCCGGGAATCGCTTCTGCCACTCGTGGAAGCAACCGGCGCACTGACCGCCGATGCTTCTCGCGCTTTGGACGTCCTCGCCGTCGATGTCACCGGCCAGGTGATCGAGCGCAACGAATCCCTGTCGACCATCCTGCCGGAGGACAGGTGGGAAGAAAAAGCGTTCGGCGGATCAGCGGCGAACCTGGCCCGGGTGGGCTACTCCGCCGGCTACACGCTCTCCGACCACGACTATTTCGCGGCCGCAGGACTCGGTGCCCAGGCATACACCATCGCGGGCTCCCCGATCGACCACCGCATCGACGTAGACCGCTCCACATTGGCAGCGGCGGAAAAGACGGGTTCCTGGGATCCGGCACTCGTGCGGACCCGAGCCAAGGCCGTCGACGGCGGTTGGCGGCTTACCGGCGAGAAGTGGTATGTCCCTAGCGCCACTACCACGGCCATCCTCTTCGTGATTGCCCGCAATATCGGCGGACCCTCGCTGTACCTCGTCGAACGAGGTGCCCCCGGCGTCACGATCGAGCCGCTCGACTCCATCGACCCGACCCGCCCCCTTGCACGGGTCGGATTCGACGACACGCCCGCCACCCTGGTCGGCCGCGACGGCGCGGGAGGGTTGATCATGAATCGCACAGTGGACAGGGCGGCGACTGTGCTTGCAGCCGAGCAGATGGGCATCGTGGACCGAGCCCTGAAGTGCCTGTCGGACGTCCCGCCGGCAACCACGGACAGCGAGTCCTGGCGCGGATACACACGCAAGCTGGCCGAACTGGAATTGCTCCGGACGTGCTCGACAGCCCTGTGGTACCGCGCCGTGAAGCTCCAGGGCGGAGACGACCCGAATGCTACCTCCGTGGCCGCGGCGATGGCGCATATCGGCTGCTCCAACGCCGTCCGTCAGGTGATCCTGCGACTCCCCTCGGTGGCTGCCGATCTCGACAACACCGTCGTCAGCGCCATTGCCGCCCGCGCACGCTACACCGACCTTCTCCTCGGCGGCCCCGCACTGGCACACGAGCGGCTACTGGAGCGGCTGGGAGTGTGA